In Danaus plexippus chromosome 19, MEX_DaPlex, whole genome shotgun sequence, the following are encoded in one genomic region:
- the LOC116768059 gene encoding GTPase HRas — MTEYKLVVVGAGGVGKSALTIQLIQNHFVDEYDPTIEDSYRKQVVIDGETCLLDILDTAGQEEYSAMRDQYMRTGEGFLLVFAVNSAKSFEDIGSYREQIKRVKDAEEVPMVLVGNKCDLQAWAVDMTQAREVARSYGVPFVETSAKTRMGVDDAFYTLVREIRKDKESRGKKYRRGTKLGSRRTKCTLI, encoded by the exons ATGACCGAGTACAAACTAGTGGTGGTAGGTGCTGGTGGCGTCGGTAAATCCGCATTGACTATACAACTGATACAAAATCATTTCGTTGACGAATACGACCCGACGATCGAGGATTCCTATAGGAAGCAAGTAGTGATCGACGGTGAGACTTGCTTGTTGGACATTCTTGACACGGCTGGTCAAGAAGAGTATTCTGCTATGAGAGATCAGTATATGCGAACTGGGGAGGGTTTCTTGTTAGTCTTTGCTGTGAATAGTGCCAAGAGTTTTGAGGACATAGGGTCTTATAGGGAGCAgataaaaagagtgaaggaTGCAGAGGAAGTGCCCATGGTGTTAGTTGGTAACAAGTGTGATCTCCAGGCTTGGGCTGTGGATATGACACAAGCGCGAGAA GTGGCGCGAAGTTACGGAGTACCGTTTGTTGAGACATCAGCCAAAACAAGAATGGGCGTTGATGATGCTTTCTACACTCTAGTCCGAGAAATCCGCAAAGATAAGGAAAGCCGTGGCAAAAAGTACAGGCGAGGAACGAAGCTAGGCTCCCGGCGTACAAAATGTACGCTTATCTAA
- the LOC116767901 gene encoding conserved oligomeric Golgi complex subunit 5 yields the protein MESKDVCIEIENDEFYSKFLVDSAKPIISDNISVTEQVNRLTQGIEKLSKSLETQVLAKHNDLLTQAINITDLESMLNTVRVQVQALLKGAEKLKERVHVPHYELENQTLMLERVQITCNLLRHAAKILALWTKLNSVKDNPSKEAMILFELKELISDYDFQGINFLDDILTKVDHQRKELLRNSTELLQTSLLDGDKTKLLQCFKVFHNLQCTEEQIKSTVDCILKDLRKAIANALNVQMVSIEVKKSSSGRIAPGKANIMNAQDFKIKIWDNIEKLFKIDIYNSCTKVVMLQNVVNELHAIGNFRTIAINFWNELSLVFSNELEKSPTQVSQSVEIDFPKLLKCFNDLLSRLKCKNLEVNRSSLTKWENSFLSKSLAKLLEPVRSMWHLNQVPNMDQIDNAIRIIAEALSISLGDKQLSISLAQSVAKSVKQMNVEAEQRLSMENDVAQIIEAPTSSQQRNADLCNALYYFSSQINRVLTNMNSLLPQESVQIVQNSLKGISSLPVLNLYADSIKKSIYLILATMHDEPDLIKADDVTKTMSCSPYMKELQQFVSRCKEIYLSMFHEKAALNECCLDISKCCIDRFIQHVCNVRPLSKYGRAKLQADCKHLETSLSPLVSDLTELGDHYRQLRALFLLLEKTPQDILKSQQEGALLPYSMVTMFLFSHAGPQLLAPHTCAGWNTQKLIQWLASHRNEKDRLEFVAGALQRYQNHVRQNKIVTYDDVYPILVQLLQDGRKAIKK from the coding sequence ATGGAGTCGAAAGACGTTTGTATAGAAATAGAAAACGATGAGTTTTACAGTAAGTTCTTAGTAGATTCAGCGAAACCGATAATTAGTGATAACATTTCAGTAACGGAACAAGTTAACAGACTTACCCAAGGCATCGAAAAGTTAAGTAAAAGTCTAGAAACTCAAGTTCTAGCTAAACATAACGATTTACTTACACAAGCAATCAACATAACGGATCTTGAGAGCATGTTAAATACAGTACGTGTCCAAGTGCAGGCATTGTTAAAAGGTGCGGAAAAACTTAAGGAACGCGTTCATGTTCCTCATTACGAATTAGAAAACCAGACGTTGATGCTTGAGAGAGTCCAAATTACTTGTAATTTGCTCCGGCATGCAGCCAAGATACTTGCCTTGTGGACTAAACTTAATTCAGTGAAAGACAATCCGTCTAAGGAAGCTATGATACTTTTCGAATTAAAGGAACTAATAAGCGACTATGATTTTCAAGGTATTAATTTTCTAGatgatattttaacaaaagttgATCACCAGAGAAAGGAACTACTAAGAAACTCAACAGAGTTATTACAAACTAGCTTATTGGATGGTGATAAAACCAAACTTCTCCAGTGTTTCAAAGTATTCCATAATCTGCAATGCACTGAGGAGCAAATAAAAAGTACAGTAGATTGCATATTGAAAGATTTGAGGAAAGCCATTGCAAATGCTTTAAATGTCCAAATGGTGTCCATAGAAGTAAAGAAGTCTAGCTCTGGTCGTATAGCACCCGGAAAGGCAAATATAATGAACGCTCAAGActtcaaaatcaaaatatgggacaatatagaaaaattgtttaaaattgacATCTATAACAGCTGCACGAAGGTTGTGATGTTACAGAATGTTGTTAACGAACTGCATGCTATCGGCAACTTCAGAACTATAGCCATCAACTTCTGGAATGAACTTTCCCTCGTATTTAGCAATGAGTTAGAAAAGAGCCCAACACAAGTGAGTCAGTCAGTAGAAATTGATTTTCCTAAGCTTTTGAAGTGTTTCAATGATTTACTGTCaagattaaaatgtaaaaatttggAAGTGAACCGTTCAAGCTTGACTAAATGGGAAAATTCCTTCCTATCCAAATCCTTAGCTAAGCTTTTGGAACCAGTTAGAAGCATGTGGCATCTGAACCAAGTACCTAATATGGATCAAATTGATAATGCAATAAGAATAATAGCAGAAGCCCTGAGTATTTCACTCGGAGACAAACAATTAAGCATCAGTTTGGCTCAGAGTGTCGCAAAGAGCGTCAAACAGATGAATGTAGAGGCAGAGCAACGACTCTCAATGGAAAATGATGTAGCACAAATAATAGAGGCTCCAACGAGCTCCCAGCAGAGAAATGCAGACCTTTGCAATGCGCTGTATTACTTTTCATCCCAAATCAATAGAGTACTGACCAATATGAATTCCCTATTGCCACAAGAAAGTGTGCAAATCGTTCAAAATAGTCTAAAAGGTATATCAAGTTTGCCAGTTCTCAATTTATATGCCGATTCTATCAAGAAGTCCATATATCTCATCCTGGCGACCATGCACGACGAACCCGATTTGATCAAAGCTGATGATGTTACCAAGACTATGTCATGCAGCCCATATATGAAGGAACTGCAGCAATTTGTATCTAGATGCAAAGAAATCTATTTATCCATGTTCCATGAAAAGGCAGCGCTCAACGAATGTTGCCTAGACATATCCAAATGCTGCATAGATAGGTTCATCCAGCATGTGTGTAATGTGAGACCTCTCAGTAAGTATGGCAGAGCGAAGCTTCAAGCTGATTGCAAACATCTAGAAACCTCGCTATCGCCGCTGGTAAGCGACTTGACAGAGCTGGGCGATCATTACAGACAGCTGAGAGCATTGTTCTTGCTATTGGAGAAAACGCCTCAGGATATATTAAAGAGTCAACAGGAGGGGGCCTTACTGCCGTATTCTATGGTGACGATGTTTCTATTCTCTCACGCCGGGCCGCAACTGTTAGCTCCACACACCTGCGCCGGTTGGAACACACAGAAATTAATACAGTGGCTGGCATCCCACAGGAACGAAAAAGATAGATTGGAATTCGTCGCCGGAGCGCTGCAGAGATATCAAAACCACGTGAGACAGAACAAGATAGTCACGTACGATGACGTTTACCCCATACTGGTACAGCTGCTGCAGGACGGGAGGAAGGCTATAAAGAAATGA
- the LOC116768227 gene encoding lon protease homolog, mitochondrial isoform X1 codes for MHIASVLVRNTALLNPSIRPSSQTVRNVTKIASYCKPVGNRFFNGHNLYGTRNARICSYNQEYAAVKKVQNIRHYSKKLNPEEEESADIKEDPPLFSSQLPATVAVPEVWPQVPVIAINRNPVFPRFIKLIEISNPALIDLIRRKVKLNQPYVGIFLRKKEDEKSDVVSSLDDLHDVGVFAQIHEMQDMDYKLRLVVMAHRRIKITGQFIEDEIETGPAEMKLKFPVFNVEFNVTREESDAERRRRKYRNTRRQRNDSDAEHEKEVQEPKEAKKPPPDQLMMVKVENMMHDKFQQNEEVKALTQEIIKTIRDIINMNPLYRESLHHMLAQGQRVVDDPVYLADLGAALTAAEPKDLQPVLEEMDIPKRLLLSLSLLKKEYELSKLQQKIGKEVEEKVKQQHRKYILHEQLKVIKKELGLEKDDKDAIGEKFRERLADKVVPPSVQTVIDEELNKLNFLESHSSEFNVTRCYLDWLTSLPWGVSSEENLKLEDAQVILHEDHYGMDDIKTRILEFIAVSQLKGSTQGKILCFHGPPGVGKTSIARSIARALNRKYFRFSVGGMTDVAEIKGHRRTYVGAMPGKLVQCLKKTNTENPLVLIDEVDKIGKGVHGDPSSALLELLDPEQNANFLDHYLDVPVDLSRVLFICTANVLDLIPEPLRDRMELIEMSGYVAEEKLAIAQQYLIPTALKNCGLTDEKINITPEALHTLIRSYCRESGVRNLQKHIEKIARKVAYKLVKKETSSLSVTDDNLSELVGKPTFKHDRMYDVTPPGVVMGLAWTAMGGSTLYIETAVRNTMKGEKQSGSLELTGHLGDVMKESARIALTVARNYLKESQPDNDFLNTSHLHLHVPEGATPKDGPSAGVTIATALLSLALQRPANTLAMTGELTLTGRVLPVGGIKEKIIAAKRVGVTCVILPEDNRRDFDDLPSFIRDGIDVHFVNVYDDVFKIVFDGKAERIEVTSSSM; via the exons atgcacaTAGCGAGTGTATTAGTGCGTAATACCGCACTTCTTAATCCCTCGATTAGGCCTTCATCGCAAACTGTTCGTAATGTAACCAAAATTGCATCATATTGCAAGCCGGTAGGAAATCGTTTTTTTAATGGACACAATTTGTACGGAACTCGCAACGCTCGGATATGCTCGTATAACCAAGAATATGCAGCCGTGAAAAAG GTACAGAACATTAGACATTATTCGAAGAAGCTTAATCCAGAAGAAGAGGAATCCGCTGATATTAAAGAGGACCCGCCATTGTTCTCAAGCCAGCTACCAGCAACTGTGGCTGTGCCTGAAGTGTGGCCGCAAGTGCCCGTTATTGCCATAAATAGGAACCCCGTTTTTccaagatttattaaattaattgag atATCAAACCCAGCTTTAATAGATCTAATAAGGCGTAAAGTGAAACTGAATCAGCCGTATGTTGGTATATTTTTGCGTAAGAAAGAAGATGAAAAATCAGATGTTGTGTCGAGTTTGGACGATCTTCATGATGTGGGGGTGTTCGCTCAGATCCACGAGATGCAGGATATGGATTACAAGCTACGTCTAGTCGTTATGGCACACAGAAGAATAAAAATCACCGGCCAGTTTATAGAAGACGAGATCGAAACTGGCCCAGCCG AAATGAAGCTAAAGTTTCCCGTATTTAACGTGGAATTTAACGTTACGCGCGAAGAATCAGACGCTGAGCGACGTAGGAGGAAATATCGTAACACGAGACGGCAACGTAACGACTCGGACGCGGAACACGAGAAGGAGGTGCAGGAACCAAAGGAAGCTAAGAAACCTCCGCCGGACCAGCTTATGATGGTCAAAGTGGAGAATATGATGCATGACAAGTTCCAGCAGAACGAGGAGGTGAAGGCGTTGACGCAAGAGATCATCAAGACTATCAGGGATATCATCAATATGAACCCTCTGTATAG AGAATCTCTGCATCACATGCTAGCTCAAGGCCAGCGTGTTGTGGACGATCCCGTGTACCTCGCGGATTTAGGCGCCGCCTTAACCGCAGCTGAGCCCAAGGACCTACAGCCGGTTCTTGAGGAGATGGAT ATTCCGAAACGACTGTTACTATCATTATCACTGCTGAAGAAGGAATATGAACTGTCCAAATTGCAGCAGAAAATTGGTAAAGAAGTTGAAGAAAAGGTGAAACAACAGCACAGGAAATACATTCTGCATGAACAACTCAAG gttataaaaaaagaattaggTCTTGAGAAGGACGACAAAGACGCCATTGGTGAGAAATTCCGCGAAAGACTGGCTGATAAAGTGGTGCCACCCTCTGTTCAGACGGTCATTGACGAGGAGCTCAACAAACTGAACTTCCTAGAGAGTCATAGCTCAGAGTTCAA TGTGACTCGTTGTTACCTGGACTGGTTGACTTCCTTACCCTGGGGCGTGTCATCAGAAGAGAACTTAAAGCTAGAAGACGCTCAAGTTATACTACACGAAGATCATTACGGCATGGACGACATCAAGACGCGCATATTAGAGTTCATAGCCGTGTCTCAGCTGAAGGGCAGCACACAGGGAAAGATTCTGTGCTTCCATGGACCTCCCGGGGTGGGCAAAACTAGTATAG CCCGTTCCATAGCCAGAGCGTTGAACCGTAAGTATTTTAGGTTCTCAGTGGGCGGTATGACGGATGTGGCGGAGATAAAGGGACACAGACGTACATACGTGGGCGCTATGCCCGGGAAGCTGGTGCAGTGCTTGAAGAAGACGAACACAGAGAACCCATTGGTCCTTatagatgaagtggataagATCGGGAA AGGTGTCCACGGTGATCCGTCATCAGCTCTTCTGGAACTGCTGGATCCAGAACAGAACGCGAATTTCCTGGACCACTACTTGGATGTTCCGGTGGACCTGTCTCGAGTGCTCTTCATCTGCACAGCGAACGTACTCGACCTTATACCGGAACCTCTGCGGGACAGGATGGAACTTATAGAAATGTCAG GATATGTGGCAGAAGAGAAGCTAGCCATAGCCCAGCAGTACTTGATACCGACAGCCCTCAAGAACTGTGGTCTCACAGacgaaaaaatcaatataacacCGGAGGCATTACACACACTCATAAGGTCATACTGCAGGGAGAGCGGAGTCAGGAATCTACAGAAACATATTGAGAAG atCGCACGTAAGGTAGCCTACAAGCTTGTAAAGAAAGAGACGTCTTCCTTATCTGTGACGGACGATAATTTATCGGAACTGGTTGGGAAGCCGACCTTCAAACACGACCGCATGTATGACGTCACACCACCCGGAGTGGTGATGGGCCTAGCGTGGACCGCCATGG GTGGTAGTACGTTATACATAGAAACAGCTGTACGGAACACTATGAAGGGTGAGAAGCAATCCGGCTCGCTGGAGCTGACCGGGCACCTGGGTGACGTCATGAAGGAGTCGGCCCGGATCGCGCTCACCGTGGCCCGGAACTACCTCAAGGAGTCCCAGCCGGACAACGACTTCCTTAACACCAG tCACCTCCACCTCCACGTGCCCGAGGGCGCGACTCCCAAGGACGGTCCATCAGCGGGCGTGACCATCGCCACCGCTCTCCTGAGCCTAGCGCTCCAACGACCAGCCAACACCCTCGCTATGACCGGGGAGCTCACCCTCACTGGACGAGTGCTGCCCGTTGGAGGGATCAAGGAGAAGATTATAGCG GCTAAGCGTGTCGGAGTGACTTGCGTGATTCTTCCCGAGGACAACAGGCGCGACTTCGACGACCTGCCCTCCTTCATCAGGGACGGTATCGACGTGCACTTCGTCAATGTGTATGATGACGTGTTCAAGATAGTCTTCGACGGAAAG GCCGAAAGGATCGAAGTCACCTCTTCGTCCATGTGA
- the LOC116768227 gene encoding lon protease homolog, mitochondrial isoform X2, giving the protein MHIASVLVRNTALLNPSIRPSSQTVRNVTKIASYCKPVGNRFFNGHNLYGTRNARICSYNQEYAAVKKVQNIRHYSKKLNPEEEESADIKEDPPLFSSQLPATVAVPEVWPQVPVIAINRNPVFPRFIKLIEISNPALIDLIRRKVKLNQPYVGIFLRKKEDEKSDVVSSLDDLHDVGVFAQIHEMQDMDYKLRLVVMAHRRIKITGQFIEDEIETGPAESDAERRRRKYRNTRRQRNDSDAEHEKEVQEPKEAKKPPPDQLMMVKVENMMHDKFQQNEEVKALTQEIIKTIRDIINMNPLYRESLHHMLAQGQRVVDDPVYLADLGAALTAAEPKDLQPVLEEMDIPKRLLLSLSLLKKEYELSKLQQKIGKEVEEKVKQQHRKYILHEQLKVIKKELGLEKDDKDAIGEKFRERLADKVVPPSVQTVIDEELNKLNFLESHSSEFNVTRCYLDWLTSLPWGVSSEENLKLEDAQVILHEDHYGMDDIKTRILEFIAVSQLKGSTQGKILCFHGPPGVGKTSIARSIARALNRKYFRFSVGGMTDVAEIKGHRRTYVGAMPGKLVQCLKKTNTENPLVLIDEVDKIGKGVHGDPSSALLELLDPEQNANFLDHYLDVPVDLSRVLFICTANVLDLIPEPLRDRMELIEMSGYVAEEKLAIAQQYLIPTALKNCGLTDEKINITPEALHTLIRSYCRESGVRNLQKHIEKIARKVAYKLVKKETSSLSVTDDNLSELVGKPTFKHDRMYDVTPPGVVMGLAWTAMGGSTLYIETAVRNTMKGEKQSGSLELTGHLGDVMKESARIALTVARNYLKESQPDNDFLNTSHLHLHVPEGATPKDGPSAGVTIATALLSLALQRPANTLAMTGELTLTGRVLPVGGIKEKIIAAKRVGVTCVILPEDNRRDFDDLPSFIRDGIDVHFVNVYDDVFKIVFDGKAERIEVTSSSM; this is encoded by the exons atgcacaTAGCGAGTGTATTAGTGCGTAATACCGCACTTCTTAATCCCTCGATTAGGCCTTCATCGCAAACTGTTCGTAATGTAACCAAAATTGCATCATATTGCAAGCCGGTAGGAAATCGTTTTTTTAATGGACACAATTTGTACGGAACTCGCAACGCTCGGATATGCTCGTATAACCAAGAATATGCAGCCGTGAAAAAG GTACAGAACATTAGACATTATTCGAAGAAGCTTAATCCAGAAGAAGAGGAATCCGCTGATATTAAAGAGGACCCGCCATTGTTCTCAAGCCAGCTACCAGCAACTGTGGCTGTGCCTGAAGTGTGGCCGCAAGTGCCCGTTATTGCCATAAATAGGAACCCCGTTTTTccaagatttattaaattaattgag atATCAAACCCAGCTTTAATAGATCTAATAAGGCGTAAAGTGAAACTGAATCAGCCGTATGTTGGTATATTTTTGCGTAAGAAAGAAGATGAAAAATCAGATGTTGTGTCGAGTTTGGACGATCTTCATGATGTGGGGGTGTTCGCTCAGATCCACGAGATGCAGGATATGGATTACAAGCTACGTCTAGTCGTTATGGCACACAGAAGAATAAAAATCACCGGCCAGTTTATAGAAGACGAGATCGAAACTGGCCCAGCCG AATCAGACGCTGAGCGACGTAGGAGGAAATATCGTAACACGAGACGGCAACGTAACGACTCGGACGCGGAACACGAGAAGGAGGTGCAGGAACCAAAGGAAGCTAAGAAACCTCCGCCGGACCAGCTTATGATGGTCAAAGTGGAGAATATGATGCATGACAAGTTCCAGCAGAACGAGGAGGTGAAGGCGTTGACGCAAGAGATCATCAAGACTATCAGGGATATCATCAATATGAACCCTCTGTATAG AGAATCTCTGCATCACATGCTAGCTCAAGGCCAGCGTGTTGTGGACGATCCCGTGTACCTCGCGGATTTAGGCGCCGCCTTAACCGCAGCTGAGCCCAAGGACCTACAGCCGGTTCTTGAGGAGATGGAT ATTCCGAAACGACTGTTACTATCATTATCACTGCTGAAGAAGGAATATGAACTGTCCAAATTGCAGCAGAAAATTGGTAAAGAAGTTGAAGAAAAGGTGAAACAACAGCACAGGAAATACATTCTGCATGAACAACTCAAG gttataaaaaaagaattaggTCTTGAGAAGGACGACAAAGACGCCATTGGTGAGAAATTCCGCGAAAGACTGGCTGATAAAGTGGTGCCACCCTCTGTTCAGACGGTCATTGACGAGGAGCTCAACAAACTGAACTTCCTAGAGAGTCATAGCTCAGAGTTCAA TGTGACTCGTTGTTACCTGGACTGGTTGACTTCCTTACCCTGGGGCGTGTCATCAGAAGAGAACTTAAAGCTAGAAGACGCTCAAGTTATACTACACGAAGATCATTACGGCATGGACGACATCAAGACGCGCATATTAGAGTTCATAGCCGTGTCTCAGCTGAAGGGCAGCACACAGGGAAAGATTCTGTGCTTCCATGGACCTCCCGGGGTGGGCAAAACTAGTATAG CCCGTTCCATAGCCAGAGCGTTGAACCGTAAGTATTTTAGGTTCTCAGTGGGCGGTATGACGGATGTGGCGGAGATAAAGGGACACAGACGTACATACGTGGGCGCTATGCCCGGGAAGCTGGTGCAGTGCTTGAAGAAGACGAACACAGAGAACCCATTGGTCCTTatagatgaagtggataagATCGGGAA AGGTGTCCACGGTGATCCGTCATCAGCTCTTCTGGAACTGCTGGATCCAGAACAGAACGCGAATTTCCTGGACCACTACTTGGATGTTCCGGTGGACCTGTCTCGAGTGCTCTTCATCTGCACAGCGAACGTACTCGACCTTATACCGGAACCTCTGCGGGACAGGATGGAACTTATAGAAATGTCAG GATATGTGGCAGAAGAGAAGCTAGCCATAGCCCAGCAGTACTTGATACCGACAGCCCTCAAGAACTGTGGTCTCACAGacgaaaaaatcaatataacacCGGAGGCATTACACACACTCATAAGGTCATACTGCAGGGAGAGCGGAGTCAGGAATCTACAGAAACATATTGAGAAG atCGCACGTAAGGTAGCCTACAAGCTTGTAAAGAAAGAGACGTCTTCCTTATCTGTGACGGACGATAATTTATCGGAACTGGTTGGGAAGCCGACCTTCAAACACGACCGCATGTATGACGTCACACCACCCGGAGTGGTGATGGGCCTAGCGTGGACCGCCATGG GTGGTAGTACGTTATACATAGAAACAGCTGTACGGAACACTATGAAGGGTGAGAAGCAATCCGGCTCGCTGGAGCTGACCGGGCACCTGGGTGACGTCATGAAGGAGTCGGCCCGGATCGCGCTCACCGTGGCCCGGAACTACCTCAAGGAGTCCCAGCCGGACAACGACTTCCTTAACACCAG tCACCTCCACCTCCACGTGCCCGAGGGCGCGACTCCCAAGGACGGTCCATCAGCGGGCGTGACCATCGCCACCGCTCTCCTGAGCCTAGCGCTCCAACGACCAGCCAACACCCTCGCTATGACCGGGGAGCTCACCCTCACTGGACGAGTGCTGCCCGTTGGAGGGATCAAGGAGAAGATTATAGCG GCTAAGCGTGTCGGAGTGACTTGCGTGATTCTTCCCGAGGACAACAGGCGCGACTTCGACGACCTGCCCTCCTTCATCAGGGACGGTATCGACGTGCACTTCGTCAATGTGTATGATGACGTGTTCAAGATAGTCTTCGACGGAAAG GCCGAAAGGATCGAAGTCACCTCTTCGTCCATGTGA